GTACTATCAAAATCAACTAAAGATTATGATCGCAGTGAAAAGTTTGTGGCATACCGCACGATTGAGACTTTTCAAGAATATCTTTTGATCGATCAATATAAAATTCAGGTCGAACATTACGTTAAAACGAATGCTCATCAATGGTTATTATCGGAATATACCGACTCCGAAATGACTTTAACCTTGAGTTCAGTGGACGTACAGTTCAAAATTGCCGATCTGTATGAAAATATTGAATTTAAATAGGTTTAACTCATTGACCAAGGACAAATCGTTTATTAAGCGGACTAAACATTTTATCAATTTTCATTGAGTAATTGGAATAGTATATTCTTCCATTCCTAACGAGTCTCTGTAATTTAATGTCACTCCTTGAGCATCTTCGAGAACATCATAAGCTAATAGATCTCTATTGGTCATTCCAGGCAAAATTAAACCTTCGTCAAACTTATTTTTATTATTCCAAATCAAATCACTTTCAACTGAAAAATCTTGTTGATAAGTTCTTCCTTGGTTATCTTTAAGCTTTAAACTATGGTCTTCTATTGAATCTGTTTTTTTACTAGTGTTAGTAACATCTACCTCTAAAACTAAATATTTTCCTTTCGCAGTGCGAACTTCGTTTGTCAAACCTGCTACAAATGATTTGGTTATGTAAACTCGGCTTACTTTAATTTCTTGTTCTTTGGTTTTGATGATATTGTTCTCAGTTGGATATTGTTCAAAAGAATAAGCAGGTTCTTGATTCTGAGCCTTCCAACCCAACCATAGAGATAATAAGATTAAAACAATCCAAAAAATAGTAGTTTTACTTTGAGCAATCTCTTTTTTCGATTTGTAGTTCATTAGTTGTCATCTAATATTCATGCTTTACCTAACTCTTCTTACTTTTCCCCAATTAAGTGCAATAATCTCCATTCAGACTCATCTTTATCGATATTCACATTACAATTGTCCGAAAAACCTATAAAATGTCGTGGTAGAAGCTATCAAAATTATGGAGAAAGTTAGAGATAGATCTCAAATCCTTAAAATATCGATCGAGCATAAACAATAATATGACTATAACTACTTATAAATGGTCAATTGAAGAATGGCACGATCTAGTTGATTCAGGAGTTTTGGCTGGTAAAAAAGTCGAATTTTTAGAGGGAGAAATAACTGCCATGAGTCACGAAGGAGTCCCTCACCGCAATACCAATCATAGGGCTGTTAAATACTTGAGAAAGCTTTTAGATGGATTAGCGGAAGTCTATGAATCCCACCCGATTACTTTAGACAACTCCCCCTATTCGAGAGCAAGCGAACCAGAACCAGATATCGCCATTGTTCAGTTACCAGAGAGTATTTATGATGCCCATCATCCCTATCCAGAGAATATCTATTGGCTAATAGAAGTTTCTAAGGAAACCTTGAGGAAGCGAAACAACGCGGTCTTGGGGGTTTCCCCGCAGGGCTATGCGCCCAGAGCGTCGCTAGACGCGACTCAACGCTTCGCGTTGTGCAGCGATTGTTTCAAGAAGGACTTGGAACAGAAAACAATTATTTATGCTTGCAATAGCATTCCTGAATATTGGGTAATTGACCAACGGTCACAGCAGCGGACAGACCCCGCGTCGCCGTCAGGCGCAAGGGAACGCTGTCCAAGACAGGCTCCGTCCGTTTAGGGCGGAGTAATCTGTGACTTAGTTAATCAAAAACTAATAGTTCATACTCAACCTCAAGCTGACGGTTATATGCAAATTGCCGAATACAAAACAGGTGCGATTTCGCCTCTAGCTTTTCCGAAGATTGCGATCGCTTTAAATCAACTTTTGCCTGATTAATTTTAATCTTTTAAATAGGTTATAGTTACATCTTGCTTTTTCATTTGTTCTATCAAAACTGACTTGCTCCTTTTGTCATTTTATTATTCCAAAGATCAAAAGGATAATAAAAAGCTGGACTCCAGAGACTATTTATAATTGCCGAGATGATAGCTATCTGCTGATACTTGTCGATAATTTCTGAGATACTAAAAAAGTGATATCTTGCATATTGCAATCCATAGACTGTTTCAGCAATAATTGTCATGAAAAAGACAATAAAAGCTACAGAGATAAAGTCTTCTCCAATATATTTTTGTTTTTGCAGACTGGAAGTTAGCACCCCAATCAAAACAAAACTAAATATATAAGAAGGGGTGCTAGTAACTATACCGTCATAGATACAGCCCATAATCAAGCCTGCGATCGCACCTTGCCAAATATTACGCTTTATACTCCAAGCAACTACCCAAATTAACAGCCAATTAGGATTTGTACCTAACAGTTCCATTCCAGGAATATGCAACAGCATTAAAAAAGAACATATAACTACAGAAGCAAAAATAAACAGGACATTTAAAATTTTCAAGCTGTCAAAAGATGTCTGTTTTTTATTTCCCATTCTTTAAATTATCTATTACTTAATCTTTGGTTCAAAAGGTTGAACAATAACCCATTCTAAAACATCAATAGGTGCAGTTAATTCTATTTCTATTTCGGAAACGGCATCTTCTTTTTGTTTTTGCGGTTTTACTTTGCCAATAGGTAAACCAGGCGGATATAGCTTACTCAGATTTGAGGTGACTATTTGATCTCCAGGTTTAATGTCTATAACCTCTTCAAAAAAGTGCATTACCACACTAGATGCTTTTTCCCCTTGAACATAGCCCAATTGACGACTACGGCTGATAACTGCGCCAACTCGACTAGTATCATCGCTAATTAGCAGTACTTTACTAGTGTGGGGGGTAACGCTGGTAACTCTGCCTACCAAACCGCCAATTCCCGATACGACAAAACCTGGTTTAATATTATCTTGGCTACCTTTACCTAGGGTAACTTGCTCCCACCAGCGATCGCGACTACGGCTAATTACTGGTGCGGATATAGTTTTGGTTGTTTGAGTCGAACTGTAATTTAGCAACTGTTTTAGCTGCTTATTTTGCTGTTCTAATTCTGTTTCCCGCTGTTCCAACTCTAAAATACGAGCGTTGGTTAGTCTGTCCTCTAGAGTTAGCTGCTTTTGGGACTGAAAAGGACTGACCATAAAATAATATATCTCTGATACAATTGCAGCCTGAGTTTGTCTAATTAAGAGGGCAATTATTAAAGCCACTATAACTATTGTTGTGCGAAAACCAAATTTATCCCACCAGCGATCCATATTTCATCCAATTGGTAATGACAATTTAAATAAGTATGGAGCGATCGCTAAATACTCGATCTAAGGTTTTATCTTCCAATACTCTACCTGTCCCTAAAACGACACATTTTAAAGGTTCAGCAGCAATATGAGTGACAATTCCTGTCTCATGACTAATTAAAACGTCTAGCCCCCTTAACAATGCTCCTCCGCCAGCCAACATAATGCCACGGTCAATAATATCCGCAGCCAAATCTGGGGGAGTTTGCTCAAGGGTAAGTTTAATCGTTTCAATAATACTTTTGACTGGTTCTTGTAAACATTGGCGAATTTCTGATTCACTAACTTCAATGGTGCGAGGTAAGCCTGACAATAAGTGCAAACCTCTTACTTCTACGGTGCGATTGTTGGCTTCATCCACAGGATAAGCTGAACCTAGCTTGAATTTGATCGCTTCGGCTGTATTTTCGCCAATAGCTAGCTTATGCTCTCTTTTTATATGATTAGCAATTACTTCGCTTAATTCATCTCCAGCGATGCGGATCGATTCGCTAATTACTTTGCCCTGAGAACTAATTACCGCTACCTCCGTTGTGCCACCACCAATATCGACAATCATGTTACCTGTAGGTTCACTAATAGGTAATCCTGCGCCAATAGCTGCTGCCAGAGGTTCTTCAATCAAATCTACTTCTCTTGCCCCTGCATTAGAAGCTGCTTCAATTACGGCACGACGCTCTAATTTGGTAACTCCGCTGGGAATACCAATAACCATGCGGGGATGAACTAAGGGGTTACCTTCAAAAGCTCGTTTGACAAACTCATGAATCATGGCTTCTGTCGCCTCAAAATCAGCAATTACACCATCTTTGAGCGGACGCAAAGCCTGTATATGTTCAGGAGAGCGACCCAACAATAATTTTGCTTCTTTACCAAATGCCTGTGGGATTTCCGTTTTGCGATCTATTGCCACCACAGAAGGTTCTTCTAAGACGATTCCCTTACCGGATACGTAAATTAATGTATTAGCAGTACCTAGATCGATACCCATGTCCCGCGAAAGCTTAAAACGATTAAGAAAACCCACTTTGATTTATTTCTCCGAATAAATTTGGCGTAGCTTTATTTGAGTCGGATCTAATTTACTCCTGATATATCGATTAGTCTAATCGAAAATATACTTAATTCGATCATAGTCAAGGTAAATTAATTTCTGTTTACGTATTTATAGTGAGGTCGGTAAACTAATTTTCTTTATTAGGAAAAATATGCAATTATTTAATTAGCACTTTTCTATAGGACTGATTTGTTCAAGTATAAAATTATTTTTTATGTCCGATATATTCCCATTAGACCGTCAACTGAGAAGTCGCCGACAAATTATTCGCTGGGGTTTATTGGCAGCAGGCATTTCTGCTACGGCATTAAAGCTTAATAGCAGTGAGGTTAAGGCTGCTGAACCAGTTAAAATTCCTCCCCTTCCCCAAATCAATAATTCATTAGCTCAAAGTTTTGAGCCGATGGCAGTTTTGCGAGATTTTAACTATGGCATAGTCAAAGAAGAAGCTGGGCGCACCATCCGAGAATTTGAACTTGCTGCCCACAGCACGACTTTACAGCTTAATAGTGCCATTACTTTTGTTAGCTGGAATTTAAACAATCGCGTTCCCGCCCCTACCTTGAGAGCCACGGAGGGCGATCGCGTTCGCGTTATTTTTCATAACGAAGATGGGCATTCTCACAGCCTGCATTTTCATGGCACTCACCCAGTTGAAATGGATGGAGTCACATCTGTACGTAGAGGCAAAACAATGATCTATGAATTTGATGCCGAACTCTATGGCGTTTATCCCTACCATTGTCATGTTGCTCCCGTTACTCGTCATGTAAGCAAAGGACTGTATGGTCTATTTATTGTCGATCCCCCAGAAGGTCGTCCCCCTGCCGATGAAATGGTGATGGTAATGGGTGCTTACGATCTCGATACTGATGGCAAAAACGAACTATATGCTTTTAATGGTATTCCCAACTATTATCGCGATTACCCAATTCCCATTTATCAAAATCAGTTGATTCGTCTCTATGTACTCAACATGATTGAGTTCGATCCAGCAGTCACGTTTCATATTCATGCCAATATGTTTCAGGTTTATCGGACAGGAAGAAGTCTAGAACCCAATGAAGAAAGTGACGTAATTACGATGGGAACAGCCGAACGACATATTTTAGAATTTGCTTATAAGTATCCTGGCAAATATATGTTTCATCCCCATCAAGACTATATTGCTGAATATGGCTGTATGGGTTATTTTGACGTAATCTCTGAGAATACATAATTTGGCGCAACCTAAAAATAAATTTACTATTTTCAAAATTATTGACTTAAATTCGCAATAATAGTAAATTACTAATTCAGCACAATTACGTAGTAAATGCCAAATAAAATTTTATGTCTACTCGAATTAAAACTATAGAATTATTTTTAGCCTGTGGTTTTGCAACAGCAGTGGGGACTCAAGCTGTACCTACAAATGCCCATGAAACCGATAATATCCTAGAGGCATCTACTTCCCAAACTTATTTATTGGCACAAAGTGCAGAAGGCGGTGAAGGCGGTGAGGGTGCAGAAGGCGGTGGTGAAGGTGGAACTGCTACTGGAGATCCCAATGTAGACTATATGACTTCTCTAGGTTTGATGAAAGGTCATTTGCTTGTAGCCAAAGAATTGATGGCTCAAAAAAACTATGAAGAAGCCGAACCGCATATTGGTCATCCTGTAGAAGAACTTTATAGCGATATCGAAACTGTACTACCAGAAAAGGGAGTGAGCGACTTTAAGCCAACCTTAAATCAGCTTCACGATTTAGCAATATCTGCTCCTGATTCTCCTGAAATGAAAACATTGTTCGCTAAGTCGGAGGCTTCTATTGATGAAGCGATCGCTGCTGTACCCCAAGAACAACGTAACTCCCCAGAATTTGTGCTAAATGTAATGGTGGAGATGCTAAAAAATGCTGAGGCTGAATACAAAGCTGCGATCGCCAACAATCAGTTTGTAGAAGTGGTAGAGTATCAAGATTCCAGAGGATTTGTTTTTTATGCCGATCAGCTATATCAAACCGTAGCTGACCAAAAAAGCCAGGCAGATCCAGAAGGACATAAGGTGATTACCGATAGTTTGGCAGAATTAAAAACAGCTTGGCCCTCTATTGAGCCACCCGCAAAACCCATCAAACAGCCTGGTGAAATTTCTGCTCTAGTAACTCAAATCGAATTTAACAAATAAGTTCGATGTGCAGGAGAATGTTATTAACTAACGTGAGTTCGGGTTAACAAGATTAGTCTGTTGAGGTAGCTATCAGCTATTAGCTATTAGCTATTAGCTTTTGAAAGATTTCTCAATCCCCTAAATATAAAATTTTATTTAGAAAAACTGTTTTTCAATTACCCGTTGTCCGCAAAGGTTTGGGCTTTTATGCGAACTCACGTTAACTACAAAGCATCAATTCAAGAGTTAAAAAGTCAAAAGTTATGATTTTCTCAATTGAGCAAATTCTTTCTCCTGATGAGTTAGCCGAAATTAAACAAGTTTTAGAACAAGCAGAATTTGTTGATGGTAAGCTTACGGCAGGTTGGCACGCTAAATTGGTTAAAAACAATCAGCAACTAAAAACAGGAACGTTTCAAAAAGAACTTCAAAGAAAGATTGGTGTTGCTTTAGCCGATAATGTTCTATTCCAATCAACCGTTCGTCCCAAAGCAGTTCATTCACTGCTCTTCAGTCGCTATAGCGAGGGAATGTCTTACGACACCCATGTAGATAATGCGCTGATGAAAGGTAGCTCTAGCCTATCTCGCTCTGATGTTTCCTTTACCTTATTTTTGAATTCGCCCCAAGATTATGAGGGAGGAGAGCTAGTCATTGAAGGAGTGCAAGAGGAACAAAGCTATAAGCTGGAAGCTGGTTCGGCTATAGTTTATCCTTCTACTACCCTGCACCGTGTTAATTCTGTGACTCAAGGAATAAGGTTAGTTGCTGTTGGTTGGGTACAGAGTACAATTCGCGATGCGGGCGATCGCGAAATTCTCTTTGATTTAGATACGGCTCGTCGCGCTATCTTTGTTAAATCTGGCAAAACCCCAGAGTTTGACTTGGTTTCTAAGAGTATTGCTAATCTTCTCCGCAAATGGGCAGATGTATGACAACTTAAAAAATAATTAACTCTACCTCTTTGAATCACTAGTAAATGGTAAATTAATAGCTATTGCCAAATTGCATTTCTCAGAAAAGTTCAACAGCTATTATGACTAAAAACTACCACATTACTTTACTTCCTGGGGATGGTATTGGCCCTGAAATTATGGCTGTGGCGGTAGAAGTATTAAAGGCGATCGCATCTAAACATAATTTAACGTTTACCTTTACTGAGGCTTTGATTGGCGGTGCTGCGATCGAGGAAACAGGAGAACCTTTACCCGAAAAAACATTAACAGCCTGTCGTCAAAGTGATGCAGTCTTGTTAGCGGCAATTGGTGGTTACAAATGGGATAGCTTACCCCGCAATCAACGTCCTGAAACTGGCTTGTTGGCAATGCGTGCTGGACTAGGATTGTTTGCTAATCTTCGACCAGCAACTATTTTACCTCAGCTAATTGACGCTTCTTCTCTGAAGCGAGAAATAGTAGAAGGAGTAGATATTATGGTGGTGAGGGAGTTGACTGGCGGTATATATTTTGGAAAGCCTAAAGGAGTGTTTGAAACCGAAACGGGAGAACAAAGGGGTGTAAATACGATGGCGTATAGCGTCAGCGAAATTGATCGCATTGCCAAAGTCGGTTTTGAAACTGCTCAAAAACGCAGCGGTAAATTATGTTCAGTCGATAAAGCTAATGTACTAGACGTTTCTCAACTATGGCGCGATCGCGTTACGGCAATGGCAAAGGATTATAGTGATGTAGAGTTAAGCCATTTATACGTAGATAATGCAGCAATGCAGCTAGTACGCGCCCCCAAACAGTTTGATACCATCGTTACGGGTAATTTATTTGGTGATATTCTTTCTGATGCTGCGGCGATGCTAACGGGCAGTATCGGGATGTTACCCTCTGCTAGCTTAGGCAGTGCGGGTACACCTGGAGTATTTGAGCCTGTCCACGGTTCAGCACCCGATATTGCTGGACAAGATAAAGCAAATCCTCTGGCACAGGTACTCAGTGCAGCGATGATGTTGCGTTACGGTTTAAATGCCCCCGATGCTGCAACCGAAATTGAGAACGTAGTTAACCGAGTTTTGGATCGCGACTACCGTACAGGAGATATTATGTCACCAGGGATGAAGGCTGTAGGCTGTAAAGAGATGGGAGAAGTATTAATTAACTTGATAATTGATAAATGAGTCTAATACATCTTCAATGGCGCGATCGCCAAGCTAATAAAAGGCATAGCCATTAGCTAAATCGTCTTCGGATTAGGGGTTATTAATAATCAACTAAAGAGAGTGCTTGGCTTTTAATTTTTTTGGGATCGATTAACTTCAAAAGTTCTTCTTGGCTGTAGTCACCATCAAACGCTTCTATAGCTGCCCCCTTTAAAGCAATGTCAAAAGCATCGTTGATTATTTCTTCTAAATCTTGTTGTTGGGCATAATATCCACCAGCTTTACGTCTTTGATTTGTTCTATTAATTTGCTTAACTGAATTAGCAATCGAAAGCTCCCACGATCTTGTTAGCTTATTCTCAGCAGATTGCTTGATAAGGTGTAGAAGTACAACAATCATGTAGCTATATATCTTATTAAGCTTGTCTTCTACCGACATTTCCTCTAGCTCATCGACAATTTGCAGGGCTTTTAAATAGTTTTTATTTTCGATACTTCTTCGTAGCTTGATTAATTCTTCCATGCTGTATCTATAATTGCTTATCCCTTATTTTAAATTAAATGTTGGA
This DNA window, taken from Pleurocapsa sp. FMAR1, encodes the following:
- a CDS encoding DUF4352 domain-containing protein, with protein sequence MNYKSKKEIAQSKTTIFWIVLILLSLWLGWKAQNQEPAYSFEQYPTENNIIKTKEQEIKVSRVYITKSFVAGLTNEVRTAKGKYLVLEVDVTNTSKKTDSIEDHSLKLKDNQGRTYQQDFSVESDLIWNNKNKFDEGLILPGMTNRDLLAYDVLEDAQGVTLNYRDSLGMEEYTIPITQ
- a CDS encoding Uma2 family endonuclease, with the translated sequence MTITTYKWSIEEWHDLVDSGVLAGKKVEFLEGEITAMSHEGVPHRNTNHRAVKYLRKLLDGLAEVYESHPITLDNSPYSRASEPEPDIAIVQLPESIYDAHHPYPENIYWLIEVSKETLRKRNNAVLGVSPQGYAPRASLDATQRFALCSDCFKKDLEQKTIIYACNSIPEYWVIDQRSQQRTDPASPSGARERCPRQAPSV
- the mreD gene encoding rod shape-determining protein MreD: MGNKKQTSFDSLKILNVLFIFASVVICSFLMLLHIPGMELLGTNPNWLLIWVVAWSIKRNIWQGAIAGLIMGCIYDGIVTSTPSYIFSFVLIGVLTSSLQKQKYIGEDFISVAFIVFFMTIIAETVYGLQYARYHFFSISEIIDKYQQIAIISAIINSLWSPAFYYPFDLWNNKMTKGASQF
- the mreC gene encoding rod shape-determining protein MreC; this encodes MDRWWDKFGFRTTIVIVALIIALLIRQTQAAIVSEIYYFMVSPFQSQKQLTLEDRLTNARILELEQRETELEQQNKQLKQLLNYSSTQTTKTISAPVISRSRDRWWEQVTLGKGSQDNIKPGFVVSGIGGLVGRVTSVTPHTSKVLLISDDTSRVGAVISRSRQLGYVQGEKASSVVMHFFEEVIDIKPGDQIVTSNLSKLYPPGLPIGKVKPQKQKEDAVSEIEIELTAPIDVLEWVIVQPFEPKIK
- a CDS encoding rod shape-determining protein, which gives rise to MGFLNRFKLSRDMGIDLGTANTLIYVSGKGIVLEEPSVVAIDRKTEIPQAFGKEAKLLLGRSPEHIQALRPLKDGVIADFEATEAMIHEFVKRAFEGNPLVHPRMVIGIPSGVTKLERRAVIEAASNAGAREVDLIEEPLAAAIGAGLPISEPTGNMIVDIGGGTTEVAVISSQGKVISESIRIAGDELSEVIANHIKREHKLAIGENTAEAIKFKLGSAYPVDEANNRTVEVRGLHLLSGLPRTIEVSESEIRQCLQEPVKSIIETIKLTLEQTPPDLAADIIDRGIMLAGGGALLRGLDVLISHETGIVTHIAAEPLKCVVLGTGRVLEDKTLDRVFSDRSILI
- a CDS encoding multicopper oxidase domain-containing protein, translating into MSDIFPLDRQLRSRRQIIRWGLLAAGISATALKLNSSEVKAAEPVKIPPLPQINNSLAQSFEPMAVLRDFNYGIVKEEAGRTIREFELAAHSTTLQLNSAITFVSWNLNNRVPAPTLRATEGDRVRVIFHNEDGHSHSLHFHGTHPVEMDGVTSVRRGKTMIYEFDAELYGVYPYHCHVAPVTRHVSKGLYGLFIVDPPEGRPPADEMVMVMGAYDLDTDGKNELYAFNGIPNYYRDYPIPIYQNQLIRLYVLNMIEFDPAVTFHIHANMFQVYRTGRSLEPNEESDVITMGTAERHILEFAYKYPGKYMFHPHQDYIAEYGCMGYFDVISENT
- a CDS encoding Fe2+-dependent dioxygenase, which codes for MIFSIEQILSPDELAEIKQVLEQAEFVDGKLTAGWHAKLVKNNQQLKTGTFQKELQRKIGVALADNVLFQSTVRPKAVHSLLFSRYSEGMSYDTHVDNALMKGSSSLSRSDVSFTLFLNSPQDYEGGELVIEGVQEEQSYKLEAGSAIVYPSTTLHRVNSVTQGIRLVAVGWVQSTIRDAGDREILFDLDTARRAIFVKSGKTPEFDLVSKSIANLLRKWADV
- the leuB gene encoding 3-isopropylmalate dehydrogenase; this encodes MTKNYHITLLPGDGIGPEIMAVAVEVLKAIASKHNLTFTFTEALIGGAAIEETGEPLPEKTLTACRQSDAVLLAAIGGYKWDSLPRNQRPETGLLAMRAGLGLFANLRPATILPQLIDASSLKREIVEGVDIMVVRELTGGIYFGKPKGVFETETGEQRGVNTMAYSVSEIDRIAKVGFETAQKRSGKLCSVDKANVLDVSQLWRDRVTAMAKDYSDVELSHLYVDNAAMQLVRAPKQFDTIVTGNLFGDILSDAAAMLTGSIGMLPSASLGSAGTPGVFEPVHGSAPDIAGQDKANPLAQVLSAAMMLRYGLNAPDAATEIENVVNRVLDRDYRTGDIMSPGMKAVGCKEMGEVLINLIIDK
- a CDS encoding DUF29 family protein — encoded protein: MEELIKLRRSIENKNYLKALQIVDELEEMSVEDKLNKIYSYMIVVLLHLIKQSAENKLTRSWELSIANSVKQINRTNQRRKAGGYYAQQQDLEEIINDAFDIALKGAAIEAFDGDYSQEELLKLIDPKKIKSQALSLVDY